The Campylobacter sp. CNRCH_2014_0184h DNA window AGTACGGGCTTTGACTATACGCATTATTTTATAAAATGCTCTAGTGAAAATTTAGATAAATCTTTATGGCTTTTTGCTGAATTAATACGTAATTTAAATTTAAAAGATGATGAGTTTCAACCTGAAAGAAATGTAGTTTTAGAAGAAAGGCGTTGGAGAACTGATAATAATCCTTTGGGATATTTGTATTTTAGATTATACAATCATGCCTTTTTACACCATCCATATCACTGGACCCCGATAGGCTTTTTTAAAGATATACAAAATTGGAAAATAGAAGATATACAAGATTTTCATCAAACTTTTTATCAACCTAAAAATGCTATTTTGCTTGTGAGTGGTGATATTGATGAAGATGAAGTATTTACTTTAGCTAAAAAGCATTTTCAAGATATAAAAAATACCAAAGAAATCCCTATAGTTCATGAAAAAGAACCTGAGCAAGATGGTGCTAAACGTGTGATCTTGCATAAAGAAAGCGATACACAATTACTAGCACTTGCGTATAAAATTCCTGCATTTAATCATGAGGATATGCCAAAACTTTGTGCATTAAGCGAACTTTTGGGAAATGGAAAAAGTTCTTTAATAAGCGAAATTTTAATTGATAAATTAGAACTTATCAATGAATTTTATGCTTATGCAAGCGAAAATATAGATGAGAATTTATTTATATTTATTTGTGTTTGCAATGAAGGTATAAAAGCAGAAGATGTTGAAAAAGAGCTTTTAAAAATTCTTGAAGATGTAAAAAATGCTAAATTTGATGATACTATCATGGAAAAAATCAAAAACACCGTAAAAAGTGATTTTATTTTTTCACTAAGCGATGCAAGTAGCGTTGCAAATATTTATGGATCTTATCTTGCTAAAGGCGATTTAAAACCTTTACTTGATTATGAAAAAAATATAGAAAATCTAAGCAAAGATGATTTAATTCATTGTGCTAGAAAATATTTCAATGAAAACAAATCTACTACAATAATCTTAAAAAGGGGTGAAAATGGACAATAAAATCATCATAGGAGCAATGACAGCTTTAATAACTCCATTTAAAAATGGAAAATTAGATGAACAAACTTACCACAAACTCATCAAAAGACAAATAGCAAATGGGATTGATGCAGTAGTGCCTGTTGGAACAACTGGAGAAAGTGCCACCTTAACCCATGAAGAACATAGAATTTGTATAGAAATAGCATTAGATGCTTGCAAGGGAAGTTCTTGTAAGGTTTTAGCAGGAGCAGGAAGCAATGCTACCCATGAGGCTGTAAGTTTGGCTAAATTTGCACAAGAGCATGGAGCTGATGGTATTTTAAGCGTTACTCCATACTATAACAAACCCACACAAGAAGGTTTGTATTTGCATTATAAAGAAATAGCAAAAAGCATAGATATACCTGTACTTTTATATAATGTCCCAGGAAGAACAGGTTGTGAGCTTCAAACAGAAACCATTATAAGATTGTTTAGAGATTGTGAAAATATTTATGGGGTAAAAGAAGCTAGTGGGAGCATTGACAAATGCGTTGATTTGCTAGCACATGAGCCTAGAATGATGCTTTTAAGCGGAGAAGATGCGATTAATTATCCTATACTTTCAAATGGCGGTAAAGGTGTGATTTCAGTTACTTCAAATTTACTTCCTGATATGATTTCAAAATTAACTCATCTAGCTTTAGAAGAAAAATACATCGAAGCTAAAAAAATTAATGATGAGTTGTATAATATCAATAAAATTTTATTTTGCGAAAGCAATCCTATACCTATTAAAGCAGCAATGTATATAGCAGGTTTAACCCCTACCTTAGAATATCGTTTGCCACTTTGTAAACCTAGTGATTGCAATTTAGCAAAAATAGAAGCGATTATGAAAAACTATAATATCAAAGGATTTTAATGGATACTTTTTTTCAAAATAAAACTTTAGTAATTAGCGGTGGAACAAGAGGGATTGGTAAAGCTATTGTATATGAGTTTGCAAAAGCAGGAGCCAATGTAGCTTTTACTTATAATTCTAATGCAGATTTAGCTCAAGAAATTGTAAAAGATTTAGAAAATAACTACAAAATCAAAGCAAAGGCTTACGAGTTTAACATACTTGAACCAGAAACTTATAAAGAATTATTTGAAAAAATCGATCAAGATTTTGACAGAATAGATTTTTTCATCTCTAATGCTATTATCTCAGGTCGTGCCGTTGTAGGTGGATATACTAAATTTATGAAATTAAAACCTCGCGGAATAAATAATATTTTCACAGCAACCGTAAATGCATTTGTAGTTGGAGCACAAGAAGCAGCAAAAAGAATGGAAAAAGTTAGTGGAGGTAGTATATTATCTATTTCTTCAACAGGAAATTTAGTACATATTGAAAATTACGCAGGACACGGTACAGCAAAAGCAGCAGTAGAAGCTATGGCAAGATATGCTGCAACCGAACTTGGTTCTAAAAACATCCGTGTAAATGTAGTAAGTGGCGGGCCAATTGACACTGATGCGCTTAAAGCATTTACAAATTATGAAGAAGTTAAAAATGCAACTATTAATCTTAGTCCACTAAACCGTATTGGACAGCCTCAAGATTTAGCAGGAGCATGTTTATTTTTATGTTCTGATAAAGCAAATTGGATCACAGGACACACTTTAATCGTAGATGGTGGTACCACTTTTAAATAATTCATTACCCCATTTTGGGGTATTTTCTTTAAACACAAGGATTAACAAACAATGAATTTACCTAATATCTTAGCATTTATAAGGATATTATTAGCTCCACTTTTGTTTTTTTTACTTATTAATGATTTTGAAAATATTCATCCCAGTTGGGTAAATTATTTTGCTTGTGTTGTTTTTGGTATAGCTGCCTTGACTGATTTTTTTGATGGTTATATTGCAAGAACTTGGAATCAAACTACAAAACTTGGAGCTATTATAGATCCACTAGCAGATAAAATGCTTGTTTTGGCTGCTTTTTTAGGATTATTACTCACCCAAAAAGCCGATCCTTGGATGATTTATATTATTCTAGTAAGAGAATTTTTTATAACCGGTTTTAGAGTGGTTATGGTGAGTGAAAAATTTGATGTAAGTGCTTCTTTTGCAGGAAAAATAAAAACAACCTTTCAAATGATAGCCATTATATTTTTAATCATGCAATGGCCTTTTGCCAATACATTGTTGTTTATTGCCTTAGTACTTACACTTTATTCGGCTTTTGAATACATACTAGCTTATACAAAACATTTAAAAAAGGTATAATTTGAAATCATATTTATTTTTATTTATTATCTTAGCCATTGGCTTTAAATTTTATTCTTTTAGCTTTTTAATAACGCTTTTGGTTATATCTTTTTTAATTTTTTTTCACGAGTTAGGACATTTTCTAGCCGCAAAACATATGAGGGTTGATGTAGAGATTTTTAGCATAGGCTTTGGAAGAGCTGTTTTTAAAAAAACTTACAAAAACACAGAATATCGCTTATCTGCTCTACCTTTTGGTGGTTATGTTAAACTCAAAGGACAAGATGATTTAAATCCTAGCGAAAAAAATTACGAACCAAATAGCTATAATACTCTAAGTCCTCTAGCTAGAATTTACATACTTTTCACAGGACCATTTTTTAATTTCTTTTTAGCATTTTTACTTTATATAGCCATAGGTTTTTTAGGAGTTCAAAAGCTTGCACCTGTTATTGGTAATATAGCACCAAGCTCAGCTGCACAAAAAGCAAATTTACAAATTGGAGATAAAGTCCTAGCTATAGATGGAGTTAAAATTCAAAGCTTTGAAGAAATTGGCAAACTTGTACATATAAAACCAACCTTACTTAGTATAGAACGCGATGGTAAACTCATCAACATCACCCTAACCCCGCAAATTGATCAAGGCTATAATGAGTTTTATCAAAAAGTTCAAAAACCACTAATTGGCATAGCACCTAAGGGTGAGTTTGTTACTATTTATCATCCAGGATTTAGTAGTTTAAAATATGCTTATGAAGAAAGCATAGAGGCTTCTTTGCTCATTTTTAAAGGTCTTGCTAAAATCATCAGCGGGGAATTAGACGCTAAGAATATGGGTGGAATCATCACTATGGTGGATATAACTTCCAAAGCAGCAAATACTAGCATAGTGGTTTTATTTTTAATCACCGCTTTAATTTCTATCAACCTTGGAGTATTAAATTTACTTCCCATTCCAGCGCTAGATGGAGGGCATATACTTTTTAACCTTTATGAGTTAGTCTTTAAAAAAGAAGTGCCAAAGGTATGTTTTGAATATCTTAGTTATTTTGGCATGGCTTTACTTTTAAGTTTAATGGTGTTTGTAACTTATAATGATATTACTCGTTTTATGAGTAATTAATAAGTCCTAGTAGCAAAATCATAGCGATTAAATTCACCTATATTGTTTTTACGGTAAAAACTATTATAAAATTGCTTACTTAAACTTTGCTCATAATTTAGTCTAAATCTTACCCACATTGCTGTTTGATCTTTGGCGCTGGTTTTTTCATCTTGATAATTAAGTGATAAATCTAAAATAGAAATTGGAGAATAAGTAATGTTATATTGATTTTGTA harbors:
- a CDS encoding M16 family metallopeptidase; amino-acid sequence: MINYKKITLENKLEVYTLPVNKKSGVISVDIFYKVGSRNEKMGKSGIAHMLEHLNFKSTKNLKAGEFDEIVKGFGGVDNASTGFDYTHYFIKCSSENLDKSLWLFAELIRNLNLKDDEFQPERNVVLEERRWRTDNNPLGYLYFRLYNHAFLHHPYHWTPIGFFKDIQNWKIEDIQDFHQTFYQPKNAILLVSGDIDEDEVFTLAKKHFQDIKNTKEIPIVHEKEPEQDGAKRVILHKESDTQLLALAYKIPAFNHEDMPKLCALSELLGNGKSSLISEILIDKLELINEFYAYASENIDENLFIFICVCNEGIKAEDVEKELLKILEDVKNAKFDDTIMEKIKNTVKSDFIFSLSDASSVANIYGSYLAKGDLKPLLDYEKNIENLSKDDLIHCARKYFNENKSTTIILKRGENGQ
- the pgsA gene encoding CDP-diacylglycerol--glycerol-3-phosphate 3-phosphatidyltransferase, with amino-acid sequence MNLPNILAFIRILLAPLLFFLLINDFENIHPSWVNYFACVVFGIAALTDFFDGYIARTWNQTTKLGAIIDPLADKMLVLAAFLGLLLTQKADPWMIYIILVREFFITGFRVVMVSEKFDVSASFAGKIKTTFQMIAIIFLIMQWPFANTLLFIALVLTLYSAFEYILAYTKHLKKV
- the rseP gene encoding RIP metalloprotease RseP, which codes for MKSYLFLFIILAIGFKFYSFSFLITLLVISFLIFFHELGHFLAAKHMRVDVEIFSIGFGRAVFKKTYKNTEYRLSALPFGGYVKLKGQDDLNPSEKNYEPNSYNTLSPLARIYILFTGPFFNFFLAFLLYIAIGFLGVQKLAPVIGNIAPSSAAQKANLQIGDKVLAIDGVKIQSFEEIGKLVHIKPTLLSIERDGKLINITLTPQIDQGYNEFYQKVQKPLIGIAPKGEFVTIYHPGFSSLKYAYEESIEASLLIFKGLAKIISGELDAKNMGGIITMVDITSKAANTSIVVLFLITALISINLGVLNLLPIPALDGGHILFNLYELVFKKEVPKVCFEYLSYFGMALLLSLMVFVTYNDITRFMSN
- the dapA gene encoding 4-hydroxy-tetrahydrodipicolinate synthase, coding for MDNKIIIGAMTALITPFKNGKLDEQTYHKLIKRQIANGIDAVVPVGTTGESATLTHEEHRICIEIALDACKGSSCKVLAGAGSNATHEAVSLAKFAQEHGADGILSVTPYYNKPTQEGLYLHYKEIAKSIDIPVLLYNVPGRTGCELQTETIIRLFRDCENIYGVKEASGSIDKCVDLLAHEPRMMLLSGEDAINYPILSNGGKGVISVTSNLLPDMISKLTHLALEEKYIEAKKINDELYNINKILFCESNPIPIKAAMYIAGLTPTLEYRLPLCKPSDCNLAKIEAIMKNYNIKGF
- a CDS encoding enoyl-ACP reductase, whose translation is MDTFFQNKTLVISGGTRGIGKAIVYEFAKAGANVAFTYNSNADLAQEIVKDLENNYKIKAKAYEFNILEPETYKELFEKIDQDFDRIDFFISNAIISGRAVVGGYTKFMKLKPRGINNIFTATVNAFVVGAQEAAKRMEKVSGGSILSISSTGNLVHIENYAGHGTAKAAVEAMARYAATELGSKNIRVNVVSGGPIDTDALKAFTNYEEVKNATINLSPLNRIGQPQDLAGACLFLCSDKANWITGHTLIVDGGTTFK